A single window of Liolophura sinensis isolate JHLJ2023 chromosome 6, CUHK_Ljap_v2, whole genome shotgun sequence DNA harbors:
- the LOC135468803 gene encoding homeobox protein slou-like: MEGVAKSASPGLSHSPGSVYSEDSISDTTPNNRRAMSPNLRRGDGMWCSESDTESPTGGARSPSRSPAPAHPRHPVPRAPKRERLEGPQPAHQQPPSSCLSRQNGTHSGPIQHAHGQPARINTTAFSVLDILDPAKFTGSGTTTKKKVWHPWLDENSMISNDEKLEEDIHTDGKSDSDDMESDDDPEREKLGLDGLKSDDDDDNENGSERKKHKSGDSNKSGKPRRARTAFTYEQLVALENKFKTTRYLSVCERLNLALSLNLTETQVKIWFQNRRTKWKKQNPGMDVNSPTIPPSNSGLPGYSSPYSSNLLYSQGLHPYLQNPSLFGPLGLFRTASPYNGQPYHLYHPYFSQTT, from the exons ATGGAAGGGGTGGCAAAAAGTGCCTCCCCGGGTCTAAGTCACAGCCCCGGCTCCGTCTACAGTGAGGACTCTATCAGCGATACTACCCCCAACAACCGACGAGCCATGTCACCTAACCTAAGACGGGGGGACGGGATGTGGTGCTCAGAGTCGGACACGGAATCCCCAACCGGTGGCGCCCGATCACCGTCAAGGTCCCCGGCCCCTGCCCACCCACGGCACCCCGTCCCTCGTGCACCTAAACGAGAGAGACTTGAGGGTCCTCAACCGGCCCACCAGCAACCCCCTTCATCTTGCCTGTCCCGCCAAAACGGCACACACTCTGGACCCATCCAACACGCCCACGGTCAACCTGCACGCATCAACACGACGGCTTTCTCTGTCCTCGATATCTTAGATCCTGCAAAGTTTACGGGATCAGGGACAACGACGAAGAAAAAGGTGTGGCATCCGTGGCTTGATGAGAACTCGATGATAAGCAACGATGAAAAACTGGAAGAGGACATTCACACAG ATGGAAAGAGTGACAGCGATGACATGGAAAGCGACGATGATCCTGAGCGAGAAAAGTTAGGTTTAGATGGTTTGAagagtgatgatgatgacgacaaTGAAAATGGCAGCGAAAGGAAGAAACACAAGTCCGGGGACTCAAACAAATCGGGCAAGCCCCGCAGAGCAAGGACAGCTTTTACATATGAACAGCTGGTGGCGCTGGAAAATAAGTTCAAAACCACTCGGTATTTATCTGTATGTGAAAGACTGAATTTAGCGCTGTCCTTAAATCTTACAGAGACTCAGGTTAAAATCTGGTTCCAGAATCGACGGACGAAGTGGAAAAAACAGAACCCAGGCATGGATGTGAACAGTCCAACCATTCCGCCATCAAACAGTGGACTACCGGGCTACTCCTCGCCTTATTCCTCAAATCTTCTGTATAGCCAGGGTCTTCATCCTTATTTACAAAATCCCAGCTTATTCGGGCCGTTGGGTCTGTTCCGTACAGCGAGCCCATACAATGGACAACCATATCATTTATACCACCCTTACTTCAGCCAAACCACGTAG